TGTTCAATAAATTTGGCTTCGCCTTCTTTCATCGAAATAGAGTTAACAATCGACTTGCCTTGAACGCATTTAAGCCCAGCTTCAATCACTTCCCATTTTGATGAGTCAATCATGATGGGCACGCGGGAGATGTCGGGCTCAGAGGCGATTAAGTTTAAAAACTTCGCCATTGACGCCACGCCATCAAGCATACCTTCGTCCATGTTGACGTCGATAATTTGTGCGCCATTTTCAACCTGCTCGCGCACGACATCTAAGGCTTCTTCAAACTTTTCTTCTTTAATTAAGCGTAAAAACTTAGCCGAACCGGTCACGTTAGCGCGCTCACCGACGTTAACAAATAACGAGTTTTTGTCGATGGTGAGTGGCTCTAGGCCCGATAAACGACACGCCACAGGTATATCTGGTATCTGTCTTGGTTCGTGTCTGAGTACCGCTTCACGAATAGCACTAATGTGTGCGGGTGTACTACCACAACAACCGCCGACAATATTGAGCATGCCTTCTTGCGCCCATTGATTAATGACTTCGGCCATTTCTTCTGGGGTTTCATCGTAGCCACCAAATTCGTTGGGTAAGCCAGCATTTGGGTGGGCAGAGACATAACATTCGGCAATACGTGACAATTCTTCAACGTACGGGCGCAGCTCTTTTGGTCCGAGGGCGCAGTTAAGGCCAATCGATAACGGCTTGATGTGGCGTAAAGAGTTATAAAAGGCTTCGGTGGTTTGGCCGGTTAATGTACGACCAGAGGCGTCAGTAATAGTGCCAGAGATCATAACGGGTAGGCGATCGCCAAGTTGGTCGAATACTTTTTCAATCGCAAATAGGGCAGCTTTGGCGTTTAAAGTATCAAAAATGGTTTCAACCATAATGATATCGGCGCCACCTTCAATTAAAGCCGTGGTTGATTCGACATAAGCGTCGACTAATTGATCGAAACTGACATTACGAAACGCTGGGTCGTTAACGTCTGGACTGATAGAACAGGTACGGTTGGTTGGGCCTAATACACCAGCAACATAACGTGGCGAACCAGTTTGCGCTGCCACTTCGTCGGCAGCTTGGCGGGCGACTCGGGCGCCAGCAAGGTTAATTTCAGCGGCCAGCGACTGCATGTCGTAGTCGGCCATGGCAATGGTGGTGGCGTTAAAGGTGTTAGTTTCAATAATGTCGGCACCGTTTAGCAGGTACTGAGTATGAATATCTTTAATGATTTGCGGTTGGCTGAGTACTAATAAGTCGTTGTTGCCTTTAACATCGCAATGCCAATCTTTAAAACGCTCGCCACGATAATCTTCTTCTTCCAACTTATAGTCTTGGATCATGGTGCCCATGGCGCCATCTAAAATCACAATACGCTGCGCTAACAATGCATTAAGTTGTTTAAGTGTTTGACTGTAAGAAGTCGATTTCGCCATAACAGTTACCTTTTTATCACTATGTTGCTTGATACCTTGATTGAGATAAGCATACCCTTATTTTTACAATAGTAGGGCGATAACATCATTGCTGTGCACAAGTGTTGTAAATAACAGTTATACACAACGGTTGCATTAACCGTTGCAGGCAATTGCCTTGGACAATTACTGCGTACAATGATTATCTTCTAAATGATTATCTTTTAAGATAGTATTTTAGACATATAAACGTATAGACGTCCATAGTACGCGAATTTTTATCACTAGAGCAAGGCTGAATTAAATGAAACAAGCCAAGATAATATTAATGCGCCATGGAGAATGCGAAGGTGGGGCAATATTTCGCGGCCAAACCGATGTAAAGCTCACCGACACTGGGATGACCCAAATGCAGCAAGCGTTTGCTGAACTGCAATATCCAATTAGCCATGTGTTTAGTTCGCCATTGCAACGGTGCCAGCAATTCAGTCGCCCTTTAGCACAGCGATTAACGCTGCCATTAACCACGATACCAGCACTGCAAGAAATTGATTTTGGTGTCTGGGATGGGCAATCGTTTGATGCAATTTATCAGCAAAATCCAGGTAAATTTGATGCTTACTGGCATAACCCATGGTTGGCTGATAGCACGCCTGATAAAGCCGAGTCGGTAAGCGATTTTGCTGCGCGAGTAGAAGCCGGGCTTATGAGCGTGGTTAATGAACTGTGGCGCTCACGTCATCAGCAGCACTCTTGTTTACTGTCTATCGACGAACAACAAGGGCAAAGCTTGCCGCAAACTGCTCAAGCTGTCGATTGTCCCCATGCGTTAGTGGTTACTCACGGTGGGGTGATGCGCTGTTTAATGGGCTATGTGCTTAAGGTTGGCCAATCTAGCGGATTATTCGCTAACCTAGCGATCCCCTATGCTGCTATTATGGTGCTCGATGTCTATTGGCCTGATGATGTTGATAAGGTTGACGCTTTTCAAGCGACAGCAATGAATAGCAATACCGCTGAAGTGAGCTTTACATTACATTGGCCGTAACACTTCATTGGCTGAGCGTTATAACCATAGTGTCATTATTTTTGCGCCATAATTTGCGTAATAATGTTCGTCGTAATTTGCGTAGTCATTAGTGTCACAATTTGCATAGTTATTTGCAAAGTTATCAGCGCCGTAATTTGAATAGTTATTTGCGTCATAATTGTCGTAATAATCTGCGTCGAAACCATAGTGCCTTTCAAGGTATTGGGAATTGGGATAAGCCCAAACTGTACCCGCAACTGTAGATGTACCCATCGAATATGGGGACATAAGTCAGATACCAGCTTTGAATCGCCTCAATATCCATGCCTAAGCGGGTGACTTAGGGGAGTTATTAAATAGATGTTTGTGTTAATTAATTGGACATGGCGGGCTAACGTTCATGTCTGAATCTGTATTAGATGTAAATCATCTTTTTTGGCAAGTCGATAATAAAACGATTCTGGCGGACATTCATTTCAGTTTGCCTAAAGGCCAGATGCTAGGACTAATTGGTCCCAATGGCGCAGGCAAGTCGAGCCTGTTACGCTGCTTATATCGCTATATTGTGCCGACCAGCGGCGATATTGAGATATTTTCTAAACCCATCAGTGAGTATTCCTCTAAGTTGTTAGCGCAGAATATTGCTGTGGTGCAACAAGATACCCCGCATTATTTTGACATGACCACCGAGCAATTAGTGTTGATGGGGCTTACTCCGCATAAAGGCTTGTTTGACTCTAACACAGCCCAAGACCGTGAACGTGTGGTGAGTGCCTTAACCAAAGTTGGATTACAGCAAAAAGCTCAGCAACAATATGAACTGTTATCTGGCGGTGAAAAACAACGTGCCCTAATTGCCCGCGCCATTGTGCAACAGCCGCATATTCTTATTTTAGATGAACCGACCAATCACTTAGATATTCGTTATCAAATTCAAATTCTTGAACTTGTTGCATCTTTAGGCATCAGTGTTATTGCTTCTATACACGATCTGAATTTAGCCAGTGCAATGTGCGATAAATTACTGCTACTCGACCAAGGACGATTAATTGCTAAAGGTACCCCAACAGAAGTGCTAACCGAGCGACAAATTAGTGACGTGTTTGGTGTGTGCTGCGACATTAATCTTCACCCACAACACGGTAA
The nucleotide sequence above comes from Shewanella sp. Arc9-LZ. Encoded proteins:
- a CDS encoding ABC transporter ATP-binding protein → MSESVLDVNHLFWQVDNKTILADIHFSLPKGQMLGLIGPNGAGKSSLLRCLYRYIVPTSGDIEIFSKPISEYSSKLLAQNIAVVQQDTPHYFDMTTEQLVLMGLTPHKGLFDSNTAQDRERVVSALTKVGLQQKAQQQYELLSGGEKQRALIARAIVQQPHILILDEPTNHLDIRYQIQILELVASLGISVIASIHDLNLASAMCDKLLLLDQGRLIAKGTPTEVLTERQISDVFGVCCDINLHPQHGKPLISYFYGYQPSHKGCPDHD
- a CDS encoding histidine phosphatase family protein is translated as MKQAKIILMRHGECEGGAIFRGQTDVKLTDTGMTQMQQAFAELQYPISHVFSSPLQRCQQFSRPLAQRLTLPLTTIPALQEIDFGVWDGQSFDAIYQQNPGKFDAYWHNPWLADSTPDKAESVSDFAARVEAGLMSVVNELWRSRHQQHSCLLSIDEQQGQSLPQTAQAVDCPHALVVTHGGVMRCLMGYVLKVGQSSGLFANLAIPYAAIMVLDVYWPDDVDKVDAFQATAMNSNTAEVSFTLHWP